From a region of the Rhodococcus sp. 4CII genome:
- a CDS encoding YidH family protein, whose protein sequence is MTDNDRPDERFTLASERTFLAWMRSSLALLAGGIAMIHLVPEFSTGWVRTTLGLILIGLAAAAALVGMRRWSQVEKALRDGAPMPPPHELWLFAVTLTVVALGAAVASLVAAL, encoded by the coding sequence GTGACCGACAACGACCGGCCCGACGAGCGATTCACCCTCGCCAGCGAGCGGACGTTCCTCGCGTGGATGCGGAGTTCGCTCGCACTCCTCGCCGGCGGTATCGCCATGATCCACCTCGTCCCCGAGTTCAGTACCGGGTGGGTGCGAACCACTCTGGGCCTGATCCTGATCGGACTCGCGGCGGCCGCCGCCCTCGTCGGCATGCGACGGTGGTCCCAGGTCGAGAAGGCACTCCGCGACGGCGCACCCATGCCGCCACCGCACGAGTTGTGGTTGTTCGCGGTGACACTGACGGTGGTGGCACTGGGAGCGGCGGTCGCCAGCCTGGTGGCTGCGCTCTAA
- the fgd gene encoding glucose-6-phosphate dehydrogenase (coenzyme-F420), with amino-acid sequence MAHELKLGYKASAEQFGPRELVELGVLAERHGMDSATVSDHFQPWRHEGGHAPFSLAWMTAVGERTERLQLGTSVMTPTFRYNPAVVAQAFATMGCLYPGRIMLGVGTGEALNEIATGFAGPWPEFKERFARLREAVALMRELWLGDRVNFEGNYYKTVGASIYDVPEGGIPVYIAAGGPVVARYAGRSGDGFICTSGKGMELYTDKLMPAVAEGAAKAERDVAEIDKMIEIKISYDTDPELALENTRFWAPLSLTPEQKHSIDDPIEMEKAADALPIEQVAKRWIVASDPDEAVAQIRPYLDAGLNHLVFHAPGHDQKRFLELFERDLAPRLRG; translated from the coding sequence GTGGCCCACGAACTCAAGCTCGGTTACAAGGCGTCCGCGGAGCAGTTCGGTCCGCGGGAGTTGGTGGAGCTGGGTGTTCTGGCGGAGCGGCACGGGATGGATTCGGCGACGGTGTCGGATCATTTCCAGCCGTGGCGGCACGAGGGTGGTCATGCGCCGTTCTCGCTGGCGTGGATGACCGCGGTCGGCGAACGCACCGAACGGTTGCAGTTGGGGACGTCGGTGATGACGCCGACGTTCCGGTACAACCCGGCGGTGGTGGCGCAGGCGTTCGCGACGATGGGATGTCTGTATCCGGGGCGGATCATGCTCGGGGTCGGTACCGGTGAGGCGCTCAACGAGATCGCGACCGGTTTCGCCGGTCCGTGGCCGGAGTTCAAGGAGCGGTTCGCGCGGTTGCGGGAGGCCGTCGCCTTGATGCGCGAGCTGTGGCTCGGTGACCGGGTGAACTTCGAAGGCAACTACTACAAGACGGTCGGAGCATCGATCTACGACGTGCCCGAGGGTGGGATCCCGGTGTACATCGCGGCCGGTGGTCCGGTGGTGGCCCGGTACGCGGGCCGGTCCGGTGACGGGTTCATCTGCACCTCGGGTAAGGGCATGGAGTTGTACACCGACAAGCTGATGCCGGCGGTCGCGGAGGGTGCGGCGAAGGCGGAGCGCGATGTCGCGGAGATCGACAAGATGATCGAGATCAAGATTTCGTACGACACGGATCCGGAGTTGGCGCTGGAGAACACCCGGTTCTGGGCGCCGCTGTCGCTGACGCCGGAGCAGAAGCATTCGATCGACGATCCGATCGAGATGGAGAAGGCGGCCGATGCGCTGCCGATCGAGCAGGTCGCGAAGCGGTGGATCGTGGCGTCGGATCCGGATGAGGCGGTCGCGCAGATCCGCCCCTATCTCGATGCCGGTTTGAACCATCTCGTGTTCCACGCGCCGGGGCACGATCAGAAGCGGTTCCTGGAATTGTTCGAGCGCGATCTCGCACCCCGGCTGCGGGGGTAG
- a CDS encoding nitroreductase/quinone reductase family protein → MAESPFPEVRWGSETSFLREPATAFAATRPGSWVIRKLAGVDRRLLERSRGRFTILGPIAAPVVLLTTTGRKSGKPRTSPLLYYREGEQIFVVGSNFGQEHHPAWSGNLLAQPNATVTIGGKDIPVTATLLAEPERTRIYREFDDMVRVYGVYEHRTHRNMRVFALTAA, encoded by the coding sequence ATGGCCGAATCACCCTTCCCCGAAGTCCGGTGGGGCAGCGAGACCAGCTTCCTCCGCGAACCCGCGACCGCGTTCGCCGCCACCAGGCCCGGATCGTGGGTGATCCGGAAACTCGCCGGTGTCGACCGCCGACTGCTCGAGAGGAGCAGGGGACGATTCACGATCCTCGGTCCCATCGCCGCACCCGTTGTCCTGCTGACCACCACCGGTCGCAAGTCGGGGAAGCCGCGGACCAGCCCGCTGCTGTACTACCGCGAAGGCGAGCAGATCTTCGTCGTCGGCAGCAACTTCGGGCAGGAGCACCACCCGGCATGGTCCGGGAACCTCCTGGCGCAGCCGAACGCAACGGTCACGATCGGCGGTAAGGACATCCCCGTCACCGCCACTCTCCTCGCCGAACCCGAACGGACGCGCATCTACCGCGAATTCGACGACATGGTCCGTGTCTACGGTGTCTACGAACACCGCACCCACCGCAACATGCGCGTGTTCGCTCTCACCGCCGCGTGA
- the pta gene encoding phosphate acetyltransferase, translating to MAMAAPATTPPARPLPSSVYIASPEGDTGKSTIALGVLQMLCASAARVGVFRPIARSTEETDYILELLLEHTTADLGYEESLGVTYEHVHADPEGALSEIVARYHQVAAQCDAVVVIGSDYTDVASPSELGYNARIAVNLGAPVLLAVRGARRSPEEVAHLAHLCIGELTAHHAHLLAVIANRCDPDALDAVTEALRSTGVPAWSLPEIPLLIAPTMAELLDAIDGSLFSGDPELLHREALRVLVGGMTAEHILERLSEGTVVIAPADRSDVLLAMVNAHEAEGFPSLAGIIMNGGLTPHPSIAKLMAGLKPRLPILTTELGTFDTASAAAQTRGRVAVGSQRKIDTALSVMELRVDAPTLLERLKLPIPSVVTPQMFEYQLIDRARRDRKHIVLPEGGDDRILRAAGRLLQRQVAELTILGDEAQVRRRAAELGVDLGDSQVLDPRSSEHAVPFAEEYARLRAHKGMTVDRAREVMSDISYFGTMMVHLGIADGMVSGAAHTTAHTIRPSFEIIKTQPGVSTVSSVFLMCLSDRVLAYGDCAVVPDPTSEQLADIAISSAQTSSQFGIDPRIAMLSYSTGDSGSGADVDKVRAATKLVRERRPDLLVEGPIQYDAAIEQSVADKKMPDSAVAGKATVFIFPDLNTGNNTYKAVQRSAGAIAVGPVLQGLNKPVNDLSRGALVEDIVNTVAITAIQAQGAQQ from the coding sequence ATGGCCATGGCTGCGCCCGCGACAACTCCGCCCGCACGTCCCCTGCCGTCGAGTGTCTATATCGCCTCACCGGAGGGCGACACCGGCAAGTCCACCATCGCGTTGGGTGTCCTGCAGATGCTGTGTGCGTCGGCGGCCCGGGTGGGGGTCTTCCGTCCGATCGCGCGGTCGACGGAGGAAACCGATTACATCCTCGAGTTGCTCCTCGAACACACGACGGCCGACCTCGGCTACGAGGAGTCCCTGGGTGTCACGTACGAGCATGTGCACGCCGATCCGGAGGGTGCGCTCAGTGAGATCGTCGCCCGGTATCACCAGGTGGCGGCGCAGTGCGATGCGGTGGTTGTGATCGGCAGCGACTACACCGACGTCGCCAGCCCGAGCGAGCTGGGTTACAACGCGCGGATCGCCGTGAATCTCGGTGCGCCGGTTCTGCTCGCCGTGCGGGGTGCCCGGCGCAGCCCGGAGGAAGTCGCGCATCTCGCCCACCTCTGCATCGGGGAACTGACCGCCCACCACGCGCATCTGCTGGCCGTGATCGCGAATCGCTGCGACCCGGACGCACTCGATGCCGTCACCGAGGCGCTGCGGTCCACCGGTGTGCCCGCGTGGAGCCTGCCCGAGATCCCGCTGCTCATCGCCCCGACGATGGCCGAACTCCTCGATGCGATCGACGGCAGCCTGTTCAGTGGCGACCCAGAGTTGCTGCACCGCGAAGCGCTGCGGGTGCTGGTGGGCGGGATGACCGCCGAGCACATCCTCGAACGGTTGTCCGAGGGCACGGTGGTGATCGCGCCGGCCGACCGGTCCGACGTGCTGCTCGCGATGGTGAATGCGCATGAGGCCGAGGGTTTTCCGTCGCTGGCGGGGATCATCATGAACGGCGGGCTCACTCCGCATCCGTCGATCGCGAAATTGATGGCGGGACTCAAGCCGCGGTTGCCCATTCTGACCACCGAATTGGGCACATTCGACACCGCGAGCGCGGCCGCTCAGACGCGGGGGCGGGTGGCGGTCGGTTCGCAGCGCAAGATCGACACCGCGCTGAGTGTGATGGAACTGCGAGTGGACGCGCCGACACTGCTGGAACGGTTGAAGTTGCCCATCCCGTCGGTGGTGACCCCGCAGATGTTCGAGTACCAGCTGATCGACCGTGCCCGCAGGGATCGCAAACACATCGTCCTGCCCGAGGGCGGCGACGATCGCATCCTCCGGGCGGCGGGCCGGTTGCTGCAACGACAGGTTGCGGAGCTGACCATCCTCGGCGACGAGGCGCAGGTGCGTCGTCGGGCGGCGGAGCTCGGCGTCGACCTCGGGGACTCGCAGGTTCTCGACCCCCGGTCGTCCGAACACGCCGTTCCGTTCGCGGAGGAGTACGCGCGGCTCCGCGCGCACAAGGGCATGACCGTCGACCGTGCCCGCGAGGTGATGTCGGACATCTCGTATTTCGGAACGATGATGGTGCACTTGGGGATCGCGGACGGCATGGTGTCGGGCGCCGCGCACACCACGGCGCACACGATTCGTCCGTCGTTCGAGATCATCAAGACGCAACCGGGAGTGTCCACGGTGTCGAGTGTGTTCCTCATGTGCCTGTCCGACCGGGTGCTCGCCTACGGTGACTGCGCCGTGGTACCCGACCCGACGTCGGAACAGCTTGCCGACATCGCGATCTCGTCGGCGCAGACGTCGTCCCAGTTCGGTATCGATCCCCGCATCGCGATGTTGTCGTACTCCACGGGAGACTCCGGCAGCGGAGCGGACGTCGACAAGGTGCGTGCCGCGACGAAGCTCGTCCGTGAACGTCGCCCGGACCTTTTGGTGGAAGGTCCCATTCAGTACGACGCCGCCATCGAGCAGAGCGTCGCGGACAAGAAGATGCCGGATTCGGCGGTAGCCGGCAAGGCGACTGTGTTCATCTTCCCGGACCTCAACACCGGCAACAACACGTACAAGGCTGTGCAGCGCAGTGCCGGTGCCATCGCCGTCGGGCCGGTGTTGCAGGGTCTCAACAAACCCGTCAACGACCTGTCGCGCGGGGCGCTCGTCGAGGACATCGTGAATACTGTGGCCATTACCGCGATCCAGGCGCAGGGAGCGCAGCAGTGA
- a CDS encoding acetate kinase: MSEGTAGSVLVLNSGSSSIKFQLIHPETGESSASGLVERIGEPGGHIVYHHRTGVEERTVPIADHRVGLRLVSDIVAEVGRPLRDAGIVAVGHRIVHGGDVFFEPTVIDDAVVQSISDLSTLAPLHNPANVLGIEVAREELPDIPHVAVFDTAFFHTLPAEASTYAIDRKVAEEHAIRRYGFHGTSHQYVSAQAAEFLGRDLSELNQIVMHLGNGASASAIRGGRAIDTSMGLTPLEGLVMGTRSGDVDPGVLLHLYRGGMGVDQIDDLLNRHSGLKGLSGVNDFRALLTLVGEGDGDAALAYDVYVHRLRKYIGAYLVELGGVDVITFTGGVGENNVDVRRDSLAGLARLGIVVDDDRNRVSSREARRISADESGVEVLVVPTDEELAIARAAAELIGA; encoded by the coding sequence GTGAGCGAAGGCACCGCGGGTTCCGTGCTGGTCCTCAATTCGGGTTCGTCGTCGATCAAGTTCCAGTTGATCCACCCGGAGACCGGTGAGTCGTCGGCGTCCGGTCTCGTCGAACGGATCGGGGAGCCGGGAGGGCACATCGTCTATCACCACCGCACCGGTGTGGAGGAGCGCACCGTTCCGATCGCCGACCATCGTGTGGGGCTGAGGTTGGTGTCGGACATCGTCGCCGAGGTCGGCCGTCCGCTGCGGGACGCGGGGATCGTCGCGGTCGGGCATCGCATCGTCCACGGCGGCGACGTGTTCTTCGAACCCACCGTGATCGACGACGCTGTGGTGCAGTCCATTTCGGACCTCTCGACCCTCGCTCCGCTGCACAATCCGGCGAACGTGCTCGGGATCGAGGTGGCGCGGGAGGAGTTGCCGGACATCCCGCACGTCGCCGTGTTCGACACAGCGTTCTTCCACACCCTCCCCGCGGAGGCGTCCACGTACGCGATCGACCGGAAGGTAGCAGAGGAGCACGCCATCCGGCGATACGGCTTCCACGGCACCTCGCATCAGTACGTCTCGGCGCAGGCGGCCGAGTTCCTCGGCAGGGACTTGTCGGAGCTGAATCAGATCGTGATGCACCTGGGGAACGGCGCGTCGGCGTCCGCGATCCGCGGCGGGCGGGCGATCGACACGAGCATGGGTCTGACGCCGCTCGAGGGACTGGTCATGGGCACGCGCTCCGGCGACGTCGATCCCGGTGTCCTCCTGCACCTGTACCGCGGCGGGATGGGCGTCGACCAGATCGACGACCTCTTGAATCGGCACTCCGGTCTCAAGGGGCTGTCGGGGGTCAACGACTTCCGGGCGCTGCTGACACTCGTCGGCGAGGGCGACGGAGACGCGGCGTTGGCCTACGACGTGTACGTGCACCGCCTCCGCAAATACATCGGCGCCTATCTCGTGGAACTGGGCGGCGTCGACGTCATCACGTTCACCGGGGGAGTCGGCGAGAACAACGTCGACGTCCGCCGGGACAGCCTGGCCGGGCTTGCGCGTCTCGGGATCGTCGTCGACGACGACCGCAACCGGGTGAGTTCCCGCGAAGCCCGCCGCATCTCGGCGGACGAGTCCGGTGTCGAGGTACTGGTCGTGCCCACCGACGAGGAACTCGCGATCGCCCGCGCGGCGGCGGAGTTGATCGGGGCCTGA